One genomic segment of Fibrobacter sp. UWP2 includes these proteins:
- a CDS encoding helix-turn-helix transcriptional regulator has product MQITDEPVSFKVSGKNIPKPVIAFLDALFPDSVRIDEDDDVLEPVEGMDWYKKAKKRIDPAKALKIMRVNAGLTQAQLAQKVGLAKQNYNSLERGARPISMLMSKKLADALGTSYLMFFRENKSRKL; this is encoded by the coding sequence ATGCAGATCACTGATGAACCGGTGTCGTTCAAGGTCTCGGGCAAGAATATCCCGAAACCTGTCATTGCCTTTTTGGATGCACTGTTCCCCGATTCCGTCCGTATCGACGAGGACGACGATGTCCTTGAGCCGGTGGAAGGGATGGACTGGTACAAGAAGGCCAAAAAAAGGATTGATCCTGCCAAGGCGTTGAAAATAATGCGCGTGAATGCTGGTCTTACGCAGGCGCAGTTGGCACAAAAGGTCGGTCTCGCGAAGCAGAACTACAATTCGCTTGAGCGGGGGGCCAGGCCCATTTCTATGCTCATGTCAAAGAAGTTGGCCGATGCTCTCGGGACATCCTATTTGATGTTTTTCCGTGAAAATAAAAGCCGGAAGCTTTAA